The genomic interval GCAGAAAGGATGAGCCTGAGCGATATCTATCCATCACATCAGGTTATATACAACAGGGACGCAGTAATCAAGCCTCTCCATGAATCCAGGAAGCCCACAGAGATAATGAATATGCTTGCAAAGAAACTTCATGAGCTTGGCGATCCAGACATAAAGCCTGAGGATTTCTGGGAGAAGTATAAGACAGAAGAGGACTTTGTAAATGAGATGCTCGCAGTAGCACCTGGCAGGGTCAATGTTGGAACACCCCTTCCTTATCCACAGTATCCTGAGGGCTACAAGCTCATTGGCACTCCTGATTCCCTTGAAAAAGGAGAGGTAACCATTGACCACGCTAAAAAAGTAGTAAAAGGCAAGCCTGTAACAGTGGAGTGGCTCAGAAATAATCATGGTGTTGCCATCTGGCCCATGAGCTGGTATAGGTATAAAAAGCATAATGCTGATGAGCCTAACAAGGCATTCCCTAAGACTTCAACAAAGCTCATAGAGTTCAAATGGGACTGGAAAGAGGGTGATAAGCGCTATGGCCAGTATAAATCTCACAATGAAAAAATAGAGAAGGCTGGTGGTGAAGTGCCAAAGGGATTAAAAGAGATTGGCTTTGATAAATTCCCTTCAACATTCTACTGGTTTGAGACAAAGTGGAATCCTTACACAAATCCTGAATATAAAAAATATGCAAAGGATTATCCCTTCCAGCTTATCTGCGGCCGTGTGCATCATGCCATGAGCGGCACACAGATGATTCCATGGCTCGGTGAAATTAAGGCGGAGGGAACATGGCAGCCTATGAACAAGGAATTTGAGGCAGAAGTTCCAGAGGCTATGGGTAATGGTGATATGAAAGACATGAAGATGAAATTCAAGGCAAACACCTATTCTGTCGGCACAGTATGGATGAATACAGAGGATGCAAAGAAGATGGGGCTTAAGAATGGAGACATGGTCGTTCTTGAAAATCCTCTCGGCAAGAGCACAAAAGGAAAGGTATTCGTATCCGGCGGCATGAGGCCTGGTGTTATTAAGCTCGGTTTTGCCACAGGCGGCAGGTTTAGCCCAGGCCTTGGTCCTGCGTATAAGTCAAAAGACTACACGCCGAGCCATAGCGATCTTGTTGACCCATCAGTATTGAGCCCAATAATGGGATTTCCGGGATATGCGGATATGATTGTGAGGGTTAAGAAGGCGTAAAGAGCAAAAGGGGGACATAAGTCCCCCTTTTGAAATCCCATAGATAATAATGAGGTGACAATACCAAAATTGCCTCTTCACCATTTAAAGGAGTGACAATGATAGATGAATTAAGAGAAGAGCTTTATTTATACAACCTTTTGAGACAGGTATTTTTAAGAGAGCCAACAAAAGAACTCGTTACAGATATATCAAATATTTCTCTATCCGAGGAGGAGGAAGAAGCTGATGATGAGATAAATCATGGTCTGAAAATAATGATTGACTCAGCAAAGAACAATCTGCATAGGCTCGATGAGTGGCTCGAGGAACTTGCACTCGAATATGCCCGTTTATTCATAGGGCCTAAAAATCCTCCAGCAGTGCCCTATGCCTCTTTTTATTTATCAGAGTCTCATTCATTGATGACAGAGGAGACTATAGATGTCAGAAAAAGATACCTTGAAGCTAACATGGCTGTGAAGAACCTTTACAGCATTCCTGATGACCATATTGGCATAGAGCTTGAGTTTATCTATTACCTGACGCAAAAAATAATAGAACTCTTTGAGCAGGGACAGCGTGAAGATGCATCAAGGCTCTTTGAGATAAGAAGTAATTTTCTAAGCGAGCATGTGTCTCAGTGGGTACCTTTTTTTTCGGATAAAGTATTAGATTCCACACAAGAAGATTTCTACAAAGGTGCCGCCCTTATCCTCAGATTTTTAATCTATTAGCCTCTTCACATATTTACCGATGTTAGAGTTGGATTATAGGATTTGACAGAAAATGGTGTTTTTGATATTCTCATTACACGATGAAAGAAATTATGAGAGTAAAAGTACAAAAGTGCAGAGAAACAGGAAAACAGAAGAAAAAAACTCTCTGTTGGCTGCTATTATCTTCTGCTTTACTGTTCTGCTTCTCTGCTTCTGCTCATGCCTTTGATGTAAAGGGTTTACAGCCTCTTCCACCTTATGGGATATTTTCTACATTCAGTGCTGATAGCCTCAAGCAGAACAAGGTAGGATTTGCTCTGAATATTGAAAAATCATATGACCCAGATTTTTATCGAACAGTCTTTCAGTTTGCATATGGACTTCATGACAGATTTGAATTTGATATTACATTACCTTATGTAATGGAATGGCAAAATAGAGTTGCTGGTTATGAAGATGTTAGCTTTGGTATTAAACATAGGGTTATGAATGAAGGAGAATATTTGCCTGCAATTGCCTATGTATTGTCTGTATCTCCACCATCAGGCAAAGATGATTTTACTACTGAAGGGAAAACAGGAGGCGGATTGATTCTAACAAAAAAGGTTGGACCTTTTAAAGGGCATTTTAATGTCTTTTATTCAGAGCCGGGAAAAAGGGATTTAAAAAATGAATATTCTATTAATCTTGGCGCAGAATTGGCTGTAACACACGACTCGAGAGTTCTTGCTGAGATTATTGGCAGAAAAAATTACTTTAAGAATAAAATAGACATGCTTGAATGGAGACTCGGATACAGAATTGCAACTACAGAATATTTATATACCACTGTTGGAGCAGGGTTTGATATAAAAAATAGAACACCTGACTGTAGATTAATGTTTTCAGTAAGTGTAATCCTGCCTTCTGAAAAGAAAAAAATTCAAAAAATATACGAAGAATAACAGCTAAATTAGCTTGCAACTTGTGATATTAAATATGTATTATAATTAACTATGTTTGATTTAGGCATACAGGAACTTATAGTAATTTTTGTTGTTGCACTTCTTGTCTTTGGCCCAAAGAAACTGCCCGAGCTTGGAAGAAGTCTTGGAAAGGGTATTGCAGAACTCAAAAAGGCAATGCATGGAGTAAAAGAGCAGATGGATGCCGAACTTCATGAAATAAAAGAGCCTATATCATTAGATGAAGATGTTCATAAATCAGGGCAAAAGACAGAAGACAAGATAGCTGATTCAGCAGAGACAGAGAAGAATACTAAGAATGTCTGAAAATAAATCTTATAAAATAATTTCATTATTCATCAATTCATCACTATCTTTTCGGAGTAGGTTAAATGGAAAATGAAAAGATGCCCCTTACAGAACACCTGAGTGACCTTAGAAAAAGAATTCTGGTATCATTAGTAGCTTTATTGATTACTTTTGTAATTGCATTTAGTTATTCTGAAGAGATTTTTAAATTCATAATGTTTCCTCTGCGATATAATCTGAATTTCTCTGTGAAGAATATGTATGTACACTTTGTTCCACAGGATAAACTCCAGACCACGAAACTCGTATTCCTCGCACCTGCTGAGGCATTCTGGATGAACCTAAAGGTTGCCTTCGTTGCTGGTCTTATGCTTGCTTTGCCTGTAATTTTTCATCAATTGTGGAGATTCATCTCACCGGGACTCTTACCAAAAGAGAAGAAATATGTAATTCCATTTATATTTTCTGCAACTGGTCTGTTCTTATTTGGTGCCGCATTCTGTTTTTTTATAGTTCTCCCTTTTGCAATGGAATTTCTTCTTACCTATAAAGTCGGAGATTTTTTAATGCCAATGTTATCTGTAGGACAATATGTTGATTTTTGTCTTAAGTTTATCCTCGCTTTTGGTGCAATATTTGAACTCCCTATATTTATTATTTTTCTTACAAAGATGGGAATTGTTACTCCCAAGACACTTGCCAAAAATAGAAAATATGCTATTTTAATCGCATTTGTTGTTGCTGCAATTCTGACCCCAACCCCTGATGCATTTAATCAGACATTAATGGCTGTTCCTATGATACTTCTTTATGAGATTGGCATCTGGATTTCGCCCTTGTTTGCTAAAAAGGAGACAAAAACAGAGAGCAATTGATTCTGATACAGACAAAATGGCTGAACAGACTAAAAGGAATCTCAGGGCTATAGTTTCGGATATATCAGAGGGGTTTATTACTGTGAATCCTATTTATTTGAAACCATTTGATGAAAATGACCTTAAATCTCTCTGTAAAGCCATAGAGCGTAAACAGACCGAGATAAGAACAGAGCCTTTTCCATATGATGATGTTTATTTAATACGAAAAAGGAATATAAGACTTCAGAGACTTTATACGGCACTGATGGTAATAAAAAACTTTGCCCGTGAAAAAAAGTTTAGGATAAGTTATTAAGTAATGAGGAAGATTATTGGGATTAAGCTAAGAATTGTCATTCCGAGCTTGTCCCATCTGTCATTCTGAGCGGAGCGAAGAATCTCGTTTTTTGAGATTGCTTCGGCTCCGCCTCGCAATGACAGAGGAAAGAATGGAGGAGATGTGAGATTAGCTATTATTGGACTTTCGAATTCTGGCAAAACAACTGTATTTAATGCGCTTACGAGACAGAATATAGAGACGACCATTTATCCTACTGTAACTGGGGAACCAAATTACGGCATTGTAAAAGTTCCTGATTATAGAGTTGATAAACTTGCTGAAATCTATAAGCCCAAAAAAGTTACTTATGCAACTGTTGAATATGTGGATTACATAGGGCTTACAAAGGGAGATATTACACAGAACAGAAAGGTCTTTGATTTAATAAAGGATGTTGATGCTATTGTTCATGTAATAAGGGCATTTGAGGATGATGCAGTTTTACATCCAATGAATGAAGTTAACCCTATGAGAGATATAGAGATATTAGAACTTGAGTTGATATTTGGAGATCTGGAACTTGCTGAAAAAAGACTTGCGAGAATGGAGGAAGGTGCAAAGAAAGGTAAGAAACCTAATGAGGCAGAGAAAAGATTACTCCTTAAATGCAAGGATGCCCTTGAAAAAGAGATCCCTCTCAGAAATGTGAGTTTTGACAATGAAGAACAGAAGGTCATGAAACACCTTCAGTTTGTATCCATAAAGCCGGAAGTGGTTGTACTCAATGTCGGTGAGAAAGACCTTAATACTGAGAAAGAAAAGAAACTGCTGAGCGATGTTGATGCTTATTTTAGGGCTAAAAATCAAGACCCCTCACTCATCACCCGCCATGCGTCACTGTCTTTATGTGGAAAGGTAGAGATGGAGATTGCGCAATTAAATCCTGATGAGGCGAGGGCTTTTCTCGATGACCTCGGAATACAAGAGCCAGCCCTGAATAAGTTGATTCAAGTAAGTTATGACCTTCTTGGCCTCATATCATTTTTAACATGCGGTGAGGACGAGGTAAGGGCATGGACTATTAAAAAGGGCATAAATGCACAGCAGGCAGCAGGAAAGATACATTCTGATATTGAAAGGGGATTTATCAGGGCAGAGGTCATTAATTTTGATGACTTTATTTCTGTAGGCAGCATGTCTTTAGCACGCGACAAAGGACTTTTGAGGCTTGAAGGAAAGACTTACGAAGTAAAAGACGGCGATATAATCAATTTCAGATTCAATGTGTGAGTATAGTTGTTACCCATCTGCTGTCATAGAATTTCTCCAATACATAGAGGCCTTCTTTTTTCATTGATGTAATAACATCATTTTCTTGTCCGGTGATCATTCCAGAAAGGAGGACAATTCCTGATTTATTCAAGCGTGATGCTATTTCATGGGCATTCTGTATTAGTACTTCTGACATCAAATTGGCAGCTATAAAATCAAATTTCCCATTCACCAGAGCTATGCTGCCCTGTCTTATCTCTATGTTTTTTATGTTGTTGAGTCTTACATTTCTCTGTGCTGCATCGATTGCAAGCAAATCTATATCTATGCAAACCGCATGTTTAAATCCCAGTTTCAAGGCTGCTATAGCAAGGATTCCAGTGCCTGTGCCGAAATCTAAAAAACTGTTCTTCTCATTTTTTTCTTTAGATAATTTCTCTATAATCATTAAGCATGTCTTTGTTGTTTCATGATGTCCTGTGCCAAATGCCATGCCCGGGTCTATTATCAGACCTATTCTGCCATTATTGTTTTCTTCCCACGGTGGGACAATAGTGAGGTTTTCTCCGATATTGATAGGCTTGAATTTCTTTTTCCATGACTCATTCCAATCCCTTTCGCTAATGAATACATAATCATAAGATAGGTTGTTGTTAAGCCCTGATTCTCTGAGTAAATGCCTTGCTGATTGCATGAAGTCAGTTATTTTATCGATGCCAATAGTGTCTAAAAAATAAGCGGTAATATTACTACTGCCTTCAATAATTCCGAGACAGCCATTACTATATAGATACTCGATTAATGCATCCTTTGATTCATCTGATATGCTGATTTTGAATTCGTAATATCCCATATGCACTTATGTAGTTGAAAAAATTCTTTCTAACTCTTGCCTTTCTTGTGGTGTAGACATAAAGATTAATACATTTTCGGGTTTTATAAGATAATCTTCTGGCGGATTAAAAATCCAATTGTCTTTTGTCCTAACAGCCAGCAGAAGCACATTTGGATATTTATCTAACTGTAAATTAGCAATGGTCTTTCCTATAATTGATTCAGGCACCGGGATTTCTTCTACTCTCAGGTTTTTTTCTTTATCACGGAGCATTATATCTAAAAATGAGACAACCGTTGGTCTTACCATCTCAGATGCCATTCTGAGACCGCCTATGAATGTGGGAGACACTACTGCATCTGCGCCTGCCTTTTTCATCTTTTCCATATTTTTCAAGTCATGACATCTTGCAACAACCCTTATGTTAGGATTTAATTGTTTAGCGGTTAGGCTTATAACGAGATTTTGATTATCATCACCTGATACTGCAAATAATCCTTTAGCTTCCATGATTCCTGCCTTTAATAAGGTATCACTATCTGTGGCATCACCTTCTATGTAAACCTTCTCATGAAAGATTTCGAGAATCTTTTCTATTTTTTTTTCTGTCTATGTCAACTATTACATGAGGTCTTTTTGTTTCAGAGAGTTCATTCACAATATGAAACCCTACGCCTTCAATACCGCATACTATGTAATGGTCTTTGAATTTTTTAATTACTTTTTCCATTTTCCTCCTCCGAAATGTTTCATTAAGTTCTCCTTCTACAACAAATGCAGTAAAGTTTGAGAGAATATATGTTAGTGTTCCTATGCCGAAAAGGGCTATAAACATCGTAAACACCCGTCCACCTGAATTGCCTGACATGTCTATTATTTCACCGTATCCAATTGTTGCTATGGTAATTACGGTCATGTAAAGACAGTCTATGAGAGCATATTGCCCTTTCCCAATAAACCAGTAACCCATTGTCCCAATAACTAAAACTAATAGCAAGGACAGCCCAGCCCAGATAAACCTTCTATAAATCTGTGATGATATGTTGTCTGACATAATTGCTACCTGTTATTCTTAATATAACCTTTAAGCCTGAATTACGCAATGTATGACAGCAGGTGCGGGTGTGCATCAAATACTTGTGCAATTTGGGCAAGAAAAAACTTACAATTATTTATGAAGCTGAATGTGCTTCTCATAAATCCTTGGATATATGACTTTGCTGCCTATAACATGTGGTCAAGACCGTTAGGACTGCTGAAGGTTGCAGAGCATCTGAGCCAGTTTGATGTTGAGGTTAAACTAATAGATTGCACTGATTCATTTACAATAAAAAAATATGGGTCAGGGAAATTTAAAGCAGAGATTATTGAA from Dissulfurispira thermophila carries:
- a CDS encoding TorD/DmsD family molecular chaperone, whose product is MIDELREELYLYNLLRQVFLREPTKELVTDISNISLSEEEEEADDEINHGLKIMIDSAKNNLHRLDEWLEELALEYARLFIGPKNPPAVPYASFYLSESHSLMTEETIDVRKRYLEANMAVKNLYSIPDDHIGIELEFIYYLTQKIIELFEQGQREDASRLFEIRSNFLSEHVSQWVPFFSDKVLDSTQEDFYKGAALILRFLIY
- the tatB gene encoding Sec-independent protein translocase protein TatB, with the protein product MFDLGIQELIVIFVVALLVFGPKKLPELGRSLGKGIAELKKAMHGVKEQMDAELHEIKEPISLDEDVHKSGQKTEDKIADSAETEKNTKNV
- the tatC gene encoding twin-arginine translocase subunit TatC, translated to MENEKMPLTEHLSDLRKRILVSLVALLITFVIAFSYSEEIFKFIMFPLRYNLNFSVKNMYVHFVPQDKLQTTKLVFLAPAEAFWMNLKVAFVAGLMLALPVIFHQLWRFISPGLLPKEKKYVIPFIFSATGLFLFGAAFCFFIVLPFAMEFLLTYKVGDFLMPMLSVGQYVDFCLKFILAFGAIFELPIFIIFLTKMGIVTPKTLAKNRKYAILIAFVVAAILTPTPDAFNQTLMAVPMILLYEIGIWISPLFAKKETKTESN
- the ychF gene encoding redox-regulated ATPase YchF, translating into MRLAIIGLSNSGKTTVFNALTRQNIETTIYPTVTGEPNYGIVKVPDYRVDKLAEIYKPKKVTYATVEYVDYIGLTKGDITQNRKVFDLIKDVDAIVHVIRAFEDDAVLHPMNEVNPMRDIEILELELIFGDLELAEKRLARMEEGAKKGKKPNEAEKRLLLKCKDALEKEIPLRNVSFDNEEQKVMKHLQFVSIKPEVVVLNVGEKDLNTEKEKKLLSDVDAYFRAKNQDPSLITRHASLSLCGKVEMEIAQLNPDEARAFLDDLGIQEPALNKLIQVSYDLLGLISFLTCGEDEVRAWTIKKGINAQQAAGKIHSDIERGFIRAEVINFDDFISVGSMSLARDKGLLRLEGKTYEVKDGDIINFRFNV
- the prmA gene encoding 50S ribosomal protein L11 methyltransferase, whose protein sequence is MGYYEFKISISDESKDALIEYLYSNGCLGIIEGSSNITAYFLDTIGIDKITDFMQSARHLLRESGLNNNLSYDYVFISERDWNESWKKKFKPINIGENLTIVPPWEENNNGRIGLIIDPGMAFGTGHHETTKTCLMIIEKLSKEKNEKNSFLDFGTGTGILAIAALKLGFKHAVCIDIDLLAIDAAQRNVRLNNIKNIEIRQGSIALVNGKFDFIAANLMSEVLIQNAHEIASRLNKSGIVLLSGMITGQENDVITSMKKEGLYVLEKFYDSRWVTTILTH
- a CDS encoding TrkA family potassium uptake protein, which codes for MEKILEIFHEKVYIEGDATDSDTLLKAGIMEAKGLFAVSGDDNQNLVISLTAKQLNPNIRVVARCHDLKNMEKMKKAGADAVVSPTFIGGLRMASEMVRPTVVSFLDIMLRDKEKNLRVEEIPVPESIIGKTIANLQLDKYPNVLLLAVRTKDNWIFNPPEDYLIKPENVLIFMSTPQERQELERIFSTT
- a CDS encoding potassium channel family protein; this translates as MSDNISSQIYRRFIWAGLSLLLVLVIGTMGYWFIGKGQYALIDCLYMTVITIATIGYGEIIDMSGNSGGRVFTMFIALFGIGTLTYILSNFTAFVVEGELNETFRRRKMEKVIKKFKDHYIVCGIEGVGFHIVNELSETKRPHVIVDIDRKKNRKDSRNLS